A region of Haloplanus sp. XH21 DNA encodes the following proteins:
- a CDS encoding BCCT family transporter — MTDSDDSTGKMSDGLQVELFHPESDREPGDTNIQALGFDIHPVVFPVALVLVVLFIVLTVFFRTVAQALGWTMVVTQQTARENGWEVLRQVQDGVVVHQTAGDAYTVIFNFIGANFGWFYLLAVNIFIATLLFFAFSKYGKIRIGGVGAEKEFSDFAWMAMLFSAGMGIGLMFFSVSEPLYYFQSVPGFFSAEGGTGAAASAAMAQTFFHWGFHPWAIYGLVGLGLAFFSFNRGLPLTFRSIFWPLLGERIYGWPGHVIDLVTVFATLFGLATSLGLGVAQVNTGLSYVGGDLLGLVSIPTNTFVQILLIAGITGIATLSVAAGLDGGVKRLSTLNLYLMFALLGFLLIVGPTVYILGAWVEGLGAYFGSIIELAFFRGTLAEGGSTVTAWTVFYWGWWIAWSPFVGMFIARISKGRTVREFVLGVLVLPAMFSTIWLATFGGSALYNSLVGNGAALATYNDVGQTVAMFAMLEQFPLGALSGILATILVVTFFVTSSDSGSLVVDHLTSGGKHDVPKVQRVFWAIIEGVVAATLLWGGGLGALQTAVITTGLPFAVILCLMCYTVYLGLSHEYQILESEEFRDRIAKISEQEDVDVVTSGDEMVTDIREESESSPSD, encoded by the coding sequence ATGACTGATTCGGACGACTCGACCGGGAAGATGTCCGACGGCCTCCAGGTGGAGCTGTTCCATCCGGAGTCGGACCGCGAGCCCGGTGACACCAACATTCAGGCACTCGGATTCGACATCCATCCGGTCGTCTTCCCCGTGGCGTTGGTGCTCGTCGTACTGTTTATCGTACTCACCGTTTTCTTCCGAACGGTCGCGCAGGCGCTCGGATGGACGATGGTCGTCACTCAGCAGACGGCACGGGAGAACGGCTGGGAGGTCCTTCGCCAGGTCCAGGATGGCGTCGTCGTGCATCAGACCGCCGGCGACGCGTACACCGTCATTTTCAATTTCATCGGCGCCAACTTCGGCTGGTTCTACCTGCTGGCGGTGAACATCTTCATCGCTACGCTGCTGTTTTTCGCCTTCAGCAAGTACGGCAAGATTCGGATCGGCGGCGTCGGGGCGGAGAAGGAGTTCAGCGACTTCGCGTGGATGGCGATGCTGTTCAGCGCCGGCATGGGAATCGGTCTCATGTTCTTCAGCGTCTCCGAACCGCTGTACTACTTCCAGAGCGTCCCCGGTTTCTTCAGCGCCGAAGGCGGGACGGGCGCGGCGGCCTCCGCCGCGATGGCACAGACGTTCTTCCACTGGGGCTTCCACCCGTGGGCCATCTACGGCCTCGTCGGCCTCGGCCTCGCGTTCTTCTCGTTTAACCGCGGCCTGCCGCTCACCTTCCGGTCCATCTTCTGGCCGCTTCTCGGCGAGCGGATCTACGGCTGGCCGGGGCACGTCATCGACCTCGTGACGGTGTTCGCGACCCTGTTCGGTCTGGCGACATCGCTCGGTCTCGGCGTCGCGCAGGTGAATACCGGGCTGTCGTACGTGGGCGGTGACCTCCTCGGTCTCGTCTCCATTCCGACGAACACGTTCGTGCAGATCCTGCTCATCGCGGGCATCACCGGCATCGCCACCCTGTCCGTCGCGGCCGGTCTCGACGGCGGCGTCAAGCGCCTGAGCACGCTCAATCTCTACTTGATGTTCGCGCTGCTCGGGTTCCTGCTCATCGTCGGCCCGACGGTGTACATCCTCGGCGCGTGGGTCGAGGGGCTCGGGGCGTACTTCGGCAGCATCATCGAACTCGCCTTCTTCCGCGGCACGCTGGCCGAGGGCGGGTCGACCGTCACCGCCTGGACCGTCTTCTACTGGGGGTGGTGGATCGCGTGGTCGCCCTTTGTGGGGATGTTCATCGCCCGCATCTCGAAAGGACGGACCGTTCGGGAGTTCGTTCTGGGCGTGCTCGTGTTGCCGGCGATGTTCTCGACCATCTGGCTCGCCACGTTCGGCGGGAGTGCCCTGTACAACTCGCTCGTGGGCAACGGAGCGGCCCTGGCCACGTACAATGATGTCGGCCAGACCGTCGCCATGTTCGCCATGCTCGAGCAGTTCCCGCTCGGGGCGCTGTCGGGTATCCTGGCGACGATACTCGTGGTCACGTTTTTCGTCACGTCCTCCGACTCGGGATCCCTGGTGGTTGACCATCTGACCTCCGGTGGCAAACACGACGTGCCGAAAGTCCAGCGCGTCTTCTGGGCGATCATCGAAGGGGTCGTCGCCGCAACCCTCCTGTGGGGTGGCGGACTCGGCGCCCTGCAGACGGCCGTGATCACGACCGGACTCCCCTTCGCAGTTATCCTCTGTCTGATGTGTTACACCGTCTATCTCGGCCTCAGCCACGAGTACCAGATCCTCGAATCCGAGGAGTTCCGGGACCGCATCGCGAAGATATCCGAACAGGAGGACGTGGACGTGGTGACCTCCGGCGACGAGATGGTTACTGACATTCGGGAGGAGAGTGAATCGAGTCCGAGCGACTGA
- a CDS encoding spermidine synthase: protein MLRRMASDWFDRRPTAPGVAVFVSGVASMGLEILAGRIVAPQFGSSIYTWGSIIAVFLAALSLGYHLGGQRAARRASDERLAWLLLGTAAYVAVVVFATDTLLAAASAIPLPGRFASLPAVTLLFGPPTYLLGYVSPYAAELSATEGVGAASGHVYAVGTVGSIIGAFLTTFVLIPALRVETIGVGFGLLLVGTALWLTRRSDRHEPTLAGVVVALMVVGAGVSGAVGVSAGGPVIYQTQTPYQELRVTQLGDVRTLYLDGQPHSAMDVNDPDRHVFDYTRYFHLPLLMTDDVDRVLFVGGGGFTGPKHFAEEYDVTVDVAEIDPEVIATAKRHFALEESENLRVHNTGGRQFLQETNHTYDLIVLDAYKKDKVPFQLTTVEFMRLAGERLDDDGVLFANLISAPSGPASKFYRAEYKTMSRVYPQVYTFATAGTNAVQNVEVIATKREDRLTPRTLQRRNERRDIGIDLSTEVDTYRDPPPTDDVPLLRDERAPVDSLLNPMVGRRYVVQRTVENGTATATG, encoded by the coding sequence ATGCTACGCCGAATGGCCTCCGACTGGTTCGACCGGCGGCCGACAGCGCCCGGCGTTGCCGTGTTCGTCTCCGGCGTGGCCAGCATGGGGCTGGAGATCCTCGCCGGCCGAATCGTCGCCCCGCAGTTCGGGAGCAGCATCTACACTTGGGGGAGCATCATCGCCGTCTTCCTCGCCGCCCTGAGCCTCGGCTACCACCTCGGCGGACAGCGCGCGGCCCGCCGCGCCAGCGACGAACGACTGGCGTGGCTGTTGCTCGGCACCGCCGCCTACGTCGCCGTGGTGGTGTTCGCGACCGACACGCTGTTGGCCGCGGCGTCGGCGATACCGCTCCCGGGCCGGTTCGCGTCGCTGCCCGCCGTGACGCTGCTGTTCGGCCCACCGACCTACCTGCTCGGCTACGTCAGTCCCTACGCGGCGGAGCTGTCCGCAACGGAGGGGGTCGGCGCCGCTTCCGGCCACGTCTACGCCGTCGGCACCGTCGGGAGCATCATCGGCGCCTTTCTGACGACGTTCGTGCTGATCCCGGCGCTGCGCGTCGAGACCATCGGGGTCGGCTTCGGCCTCCTGCTCGTCGGCACGGCGCTCTGGCTCACGCGCCGGAGCGACCGCCATGAGCCGACCCTCGCGGGCGTGGTCGTCGCGCTCATGGTCGTCGGCGCCGGCGTCAGCGGCGCGGTCGGCGTCTCCGCTGGTGGTCCCGTGATCTACCAGACCCAGACGCCGTACCAGGAACTCCGGGTCACGCAACTCGGCGACGTGCGCACCCTGTATCTCGACGGGCAGCCACACAGCGCGATGGACGTGAACGACCCCGACCGCCACGTCTTCGATTACACCCGCTATTTCCACCTGCCCTTGCTCATGACCGACGACGTTGACCGGGTGTTGTTCGTCGGCGGCGGCGGGTTCACCGGCCCGAAACATTTCGCGGAGGAGTACGACGTCACCGTCGATGTCGCCGAGATCGACCCCGAGGTGATCGCCACCGCGAAGCGCCACTTCGCGCTGGAGGAGTCCGAGAACCTGCGCGTCCACAACACCGGCGGGCGGCAGTTCCTCCAGGAGACCAACCACACGTACGACCTCATCGTCCTCGACGCCTACAAGAAGGACAAAGTTCCCTTCCAGTTGACGACCGTCGAGTTCATGCGCCTCGCCGGGGAGCGACTCGACGACGACGGCGTGCTGTTCGCCAACCTGATCTCGGCACCCAGCGGTCCCGCCTCGAAGTTCTACCGCGCCGAGTACAAGACCATGTCGCGGGTGTATCCGCAGGTGTACACGTTCGCCACTGCCGGGACGAACGCCGTCCAGAACGTGGAAGTCATCGCCACCAAACGGGAGGATCGGCTCACGCCACGGACGTTACAGCGACGAAACGAACGCCGCGATATCGGGATCGACCTCTCTACGGAAGTCGACACCTACCGCGATCCACCACCGACCGACGACGTGCCCCTGCTTCGGGACGAACGGGCGCCCGTCGACAGCCTCCTCAATCCGATGGTCGGGCGCCGATACGTCGTGCAACGAACCGTCGAGAACGGGACGGCGACGGCTACTGGCTGA
- a CDS encoding GcvT family protein produces the protein MSADDTLPGSAGTVVVGAGCVGCSAAYHLSQLGREDVIVLDRGPLFETGGSTSHAPGLVFQTTGNKLMCDMAAYTRELYSDLDSFRQSGGIEVAYTEDRWDFLKRKREWGRAYGLDGGELLSPEAVADRIPQVDADVIHGGYYLPTDGKAHAVDASATMADRARDQGVEFYGNTWVDDVETADGEVQAVVTDRGRIEADEVLLATNIWGPLFGEMVDIDVPLVPCAHQYLVSDDLDELRGADREIEQPILRHQDYSLYFRQHGDAYGIGSYNHEPLLVDPEDIYGPEQLADLGLEYPSLREFTAEHFYEHTHPDHDKAPYDAACELVPAFEDASFESAINGMFCFTPDGMPILGETEDIDGLWWSLAIWVTQSGGAGNIIAEWMENGVPRLDGERVDVSGAHISRFQDHTGSREFTYGRGAQQYQEVYQLIHPRQQPTDQRELRQSPFHHRTSALDAEFYESDGWEVPQWYGVNEERVDEYDIPDRPGWLGRHWSKAQAVEHHAVREDVAMVDMTTFTGIEVTGSGVPAFLQGLLTNDVDIDVGRMTYTTMLNEDGGVLADLTVSRLGPDRYMLFTGGGSSATLHSRWIRDHAPADVTVTVHDSSLAGVGVFGPDSRAVLEPLVETDLSNDAFPFYSVEETYLDGIPVTMLRLSYAGELGWELYTPMEYGTRLWDTVWEAGQEEDIVPMGWAALDSTSLEKGYRLWGADLTPEHTPFEANLGFAVDLDTDFVGKDALGDGDPDQRLVPLTLDEQGAIVDAGRPVTDGDDVLGYTARADYGYTVDAGIAYAYLPTAYADAGQPLAVEYENQRFDATVREEPLFDPEREKLLR, from the coding sequence TCGGCTGCAGCGCCGCCTACCATCTGAGCCAGCTGGGCCGCGAGGACGTGATCGTCCTCGACCGCGGGCCGCTGTTCGAAACCGGCGGCTCGACCTCGCACGCGCCAGGGCTCGTCTTCCAGACGACCGGCAACAAACTGATGTGCGACATGGCGGCCTACACGCGGGAACTGTACTCCGATCTCGACAGCTTCCGCCAGTCCGGCGGGATCGAAGTCGCCTACACCGAGGACCGGTGGGACTTCCTCAAGCGAAAGCGGGAGTGGGGGCGGGCCTACGGACTGGACGGCGGCGAACTCCTTTCCCCGGAGGCGGTCGCCGACCGCATTCCACAGGTCGACGCCGACGTCATCCACGGCGGCTACTACCTCCCGACCGACGGGAAGGCCCACGCCGTCGACGCCTCCGCGACGATGGCCGACCGCGCCCGGGACCAGGGCGTCGAGTTCTACGGAAACACGTGGGTCGACGACGTCGAAACCGCCGACGGAGAGGTGCAGGCCGTCGTCACCGACCGCGGCCGCATCGAGGCCGACGAGGTGCTTCTGGCGACCAACATCTGGGGCCCGCTGTTCGGCGAGATGGTCGACATCGACGTGCCCCTGGTGCCCTGTGCCCATCAGTATCTCGTCAGCGACGACCTCGACGAACTGCGGGGCGCCGACCGCGAGATCGAACAACCCATCCTCCGCCACCAGGACTACTCGCTGTACTTCCGCCAGCACGGCGACGCCTACGGCATCGGCTCGTACAACCACGAACCCCTGCTGGTCGATCCGGAGGACATCTACGGGCCGGAGCAACTCGCGGATCTCGGCCTCGAATACCCCTCCCTCCGGGAGTTCACGGCGGAGCATTTCTACGAGCACACCCATCCCGACCACGACAAGGCGCCCTACGACGCGGCGTGTGAACTCGTCCCCGCCTTCGAGGACGCGTCCTTCGAGTCGGCCATCAACGGGATGTTCTGTTTCACTCCCGACGGGATGCCGATCCTCGGGGAGACCGAGGACATCGACGGGCTCTGGTGGTCGCTCGCCATCTGGGTGACCCAGTCCGGCGGCGCGGGCAACATCATCGCCGAGTGGATGGAGAACGGCGTCCCCCGCCTCGACGGCGAGCGAGTCGACGTCTCCGGCGCCCACATCTCCCGGTTCCAGGACCACACCGGCTCCCGCGAGTTCACGTACGGCCGCGGCGCCCAGCAGTACCAGGAGGTGTACCAGCTGATCCATCCGCGCCAGCAGCCGACCGACCAGCGCGAACTCCGGCAGAGCCCCTTCCACCACCGGACGTCGGCCCTCGACGCCGAGTTTTACGAGAGCGACGGGTGGGAGGTGCCCCAGTGGTACGGGGTCAACGAGGAGCGGGTCGACGAGTACGATATTCCCGACCGGCCGGGCTGGCTCGGCCGCCACTGGTCGAAGGCGCAGGCGGTCGAACACCACGCCGTCCGCGAGGACGTGGCGATGGTCGACATGACGACCTTCACCGGCATCGAGGTGACCGGCTCCGGGGTGCCGGCGTTCCTGCAGGGCCTCCTCACCAACGACGTGGACATCGACGTCGGCCGGATGACGTACACGACGATGCTCAACGAGGACGGCGGCGTGCTCGCCGACCTGACCGTCTCGCGCCTCGGCCCGGACCGATACATGCTGTTCACGGGCGGCGGCTCCTCGGCGACGCTCCACTCGCGGTGGATCCGCGACCACGCGCCAGCCGACGTGACCGTCACCGTCCACGATTCGAGCCTCGCCGGCGTGGGCGTGTTCGGCCCCGACTCGCGGGCCGTGCTGGAGCCGCTCGTCGAGACCGACCTCTCGAACGACGCGTTCCCCTTCTACTCCGTCGAGGAGACGTACCTCGACGGGATTCCCGTGACGATGCTGCGCCTCTCCTACGCCGGCGAACTCGGCTGGGAACTCTACACGCCCATGGAGTACGGCACCCGCCTCTGGGACACGGTGTGGGAGGCCGGCCAGGAGGAGGACATCGTCCCGATGGGGTGGGCGGCGCTCGACTCGACCAGCCTGGAGAAAGGGTATCGCCTCTGGGGGGCGGATCTCACGCCCGAACACACGCCGTTCGAGGCGAACCTCGGGTTCGCGGTCGACCTCGACACCGACTTCGTCGGCAAGGACGCACTCGGCGACGGAGACCCCGATCAGCGTCTCGTTCCGCTGACCCTCGACGAGCAGGGGGCGATCGTCGACGCCGGCAGACCCGTCACCGACGGTGACGACGTGCTCGGCTACACCGCGCGCGCGGACTACGGCTACACCGTCGACGCCGGTATCGCCTACGCGTACCTGCCGACGGCGTACGCCGACGCCGGCCAGCCACTCGCCGTCGAATACGAGAACCAGCGGTTCGACGCCACCGTGCGCGAGGAACCACTGTTCGACCCCGAACGGGAGAAACTCCTCCGATGA
- a CDS encoding cold-shock protein, with protein sequence MANGKVDFFNDTGGYGFIETEDADDDVFFHMEDVGGEDLTEGTEIEFDIEQAPKGPRATNVVRV encoded by the coding sequence ATGGCAAACGGTAAGGTTGATTTCTTCAACGACACAGGCGGCTACGGTTTCATCGAGACTGAGGATGCTGACGACGACGTTTTCTTCCACATGGAAGACGTTGGCGGCGAGGATCTGACCGAAGGGACCGAGATCGAATTCGACATCGAACAGGCCCCCAAGGGCCCGCGCGCGACCAACGTCGTTCGCGTATAA
- a CDS encoding universal stress protein, which produces MYDTILIPTDGSKEARKAAEHGIQLAAAVGATVHALYVVKLPGAPRTVYIWEDEDEVREEYREYGEEVTAEVAEMAADAGVEAVTEITSGSVHEGIVDYADDIEADLIVMGTGYRGKVGGLLGTTAEKVVRTANVPVTTVRLSEVD; this is translated from the coding sequence ATGTACGACACGATTCTGATTCCGACCGACGGGAGCAAAGAGGCCCGAAAGGCGGCCGAACACGGCATTCAGCTCGCGGCGGCCGTCGGTGCGACGGTACACGCGCTCTACGTCGTCAAGCTCCCCGGTGCGCCACGGACCGTGTACATCTGGGAGGACGAGGACGAGGTGCGCGAGGAGTACCGCGAGTACGGCGAGGAGGTCACGGCGGAGGTTGCGGAGATGGCGGCCGACGCCGGCGTCGAGGCTGTCACCGAGATAACCAGCGGATCGGTTCACGAGGGAATCGTGGACTACGCCGACGATATCGAAGCCGATCTCATCGTGATGGGCACCGGCTACCGCGGCAAGGTCGGCGGACTGCTCGGAACGACCGCCGAGAAAGTGGTGCGGACGGCGAACGTCCCCGTGACGACGGTGCGACTCTCGGAAGTGGACTGA
- a CDS encoding DUF262 domain-containing protein, producing the protein MSLRQDILNSRGCDQNERIIADNYHEQRVKSIRDGGGVYDAEDTSGLVVHIIDSGAFDADAAYRLEEIEEPHKSIPVLSNPFGGSRGRGDELRHTATGPGVVTTDDGDVVRYTHIANNGIVEAVTLNIANSGERSRVDGPYIGASTFEGIVVERTARMLNVVDEAGIDGPYFVAFSLWGVSGMKFTYQQGRGPMLGAYEFGQDTVSPFGIEIESTIAPVEFREALSEPLTSLWKVAGYDIPSYQRSYSWEEPQLEDLIDDLRYLPEETNHFFGNIILDKKDEQYQTDRGRRFDVYDVVDGQQRLTTALILLHVATQFDDVVDETVSEDNLIFPVDERPRLMPQDQDGEFFRDSLFGSASLECETPSQERLEYAREYFESEFEDLPVREISERLRYDCKINVVEIDSDSEAASIFESLNDRGKPLSSLDKTKSFLMYMDDRSSNRGALETKIKQRFGSIYRELFVLSNGHDRVSDFDEDSVQRFHWGIYDGYDSDEYFNSLDTLKDRLRERYRNGEYDTVQDEIDEYTQNLREAASAFAALFNPSQRPDEVDSALKRLLALGRVANVLPVLMAAQMVYGDDESDKMADIIRACETLVFRVYATDGRRADTGRGRLVRLAHSIHADDSYLFEDVLNRLDSITRIYTDDDRFERNLRDPDFYESMSSQDIRYLFYHYGQNLDIEVREDVQRDLEQILSTSFEVEHILARKLPEEHIPENLREEFDDHVHRLGNLTIASEYWNKNYGNLPFEQKKIAPGGREAEYKSSNLRVQQSLADYDEFGRDEIEEREQKIVDFALEEWGIASEPQPSGGSSTDDGSDIEYESLPDSFFRRLTNRQEAFIRILLDNGGWMLNEDVRQRMEDEYDLSTGGGQAISGILSGVTRKYSEDFTYRLIDYEWMGDQMQYRLHPDSGYIDELRERLVRSAEES; encoded by the coding sequence CATACCGACTAGAAGAAATCGAAGAACCGCACAAGTCCATCCCAGTACTATCGAACCCATTTGGGGGAAGCAGGGGTAGAGGCGACGAGCTTCGCCACACTGCGACCGGGCCCGGTGTAGTAACAACAGACGATGGTGATGTTGTACGATATACCCATATCGCAAACAACGGAATTGTGGAGGCCGTCACGCTGAATATCGCTAATTCAGGCGAACGTAGTCGGGTTGATGGCCCATACATCGGCGCGTCGACTTTTGAGGGAATTGTCGTGGAACGAACTGCAAGGATGCTAAATGTCGTTGATGAAGCTGGTATTGATGGACCCTATTTCGTTGCATTTTCTCTCTGGGGAGTCTCAGGTATGAAATTCACATATCAGCAAGGACGAGGCCCGATGCTGGGAGCATACGAGTTTGGACAAGATACCGTCTCCCCGTTCGGCATTGAAATAGAGTCTACTATAGCCCCGGTTGAATTTCGGGAAGCGTTGTCGGAACCGCTGACTAGTCTTTGGAAGGTTGCTGGTTACGATATTCCATCCTACCAACGTAGCTACTCGTGGGAGGAACCGCAGTTAGAAGACCTCATCGATGACCTTCGATATCTCCCCGAGGAAACCAACCACTTCTTCGGGAACATCATCCTCGACAAGAAGGACGAGCAGTATCAAACAGACCGAGGTAGGCGCTTCGACGTGTATGATGTTGTTGACGGGCAGCAGCGATTGACGACCGCGCTTATCCTCCTTCACGTCGCCACCCAGTTCGATGACGTGGTTGACGAAACCGTGTCAGAAGATAATTTGATATTCCCCGTTGACGAGCGTCCCCGACTGATGCCTCAGGACCAGGACGGTGAGTTCTTCCGAGACAGCCTGTTCGGTTCTGCGAGTCTAGAGTGTGAAACCCCGTCACAGGAGCGTCTCGAATACGCCAGGGAGTATTTCGAGTCGGAATTTGAGGACCTGCCTGTTCGAGAGATATCAGAGCGTCTGCGATACGACTGCAAAATCAACGTCGTAGAGATAGACAGTGATTCCGAGGCGGCATCGATTTTCGAGAGTCTGAATGATCGGGGGAAGCCGCTGTCGTCGCTCGACAAAACGAAGAGCTTCCTGATGTATATGGACGACCGTTCCAGCAACCGTGGCGCTCTCGAAACCAAAATCAAGCAGCGTTTCGGGAGCATCTACCGCGAGCTATTCGTCCTCTCTAACGGGCATGACAGAGTGAGTGATTTCGACGAAGACAGTGTGCAACGGTTCCACTGGGGAATCTACGACGGATATGATTCAGACGAGTACTTCAACAGTCTCGACACCCTCAAAGACCGGCTCCGAGAAAGATACCGGAACGGAGAGTACGATACCGTTCAGGACGAAATTGACGAGTACACACAGAACCTTCGCGAGGCCGCATCAGCGTTCGCGGCGCTGTTCAACCCCTCGCAACGCCCTGATGAAGTCGATTCAGCACTGAAACGCTTGCTCGCACTCGGCAGGGTTGCGAACGTTCTCCCCGTCCTGATGGCGGCACAGATGGTGTACGGTGACGATGAATCCGACAAGATGGCGGATATCATTCGGGCGTGCGAAACGCTCGTCTTCCGCGTCTATGCAACCGATGGCAGACGGGCCGATACGGGACGAGGCAGATTAGTGCGCCTCGCTCATTCGATTCATGCAGACGACTCGTATCTGTTCGAGGACGTGCTCAATCGTCTCGACTCGATTACCCGCATCTACACCGACGATGACCGCTTTGAGCGTAATCTTCGTGACCCTGACTTCTACGAGTCGATGTCGAGTCAGGATATTCGCTACTTGTTCTACCACTACGGACAGAACTTGGATATCGAGGTACGGGAAGACGTACAGCGTGACCTCGAACAAATCCTCTCAACCTCGTTCGAGGTCGAACATATCCTCGCCCGGAAGCTCCCCGAGGAGCATATCCCAGAGAATCTTCGTGAGGAGTTCGACGACCACGTTCACCGTCTCGGAAACCTCACCATTGCGAGCGAGTACTGGAACAAGAACTACGGCAACCTGCCCTTCGAACAAAAGAAGATTGCCCCCGGAGGACGCGAAGCAGAATACAAATCATCGAACCTGCGAGTGCAGCAGAGCCTTGCCGATTATGACGAGTTCGGACGCGACGAGATCGAGGAGCGGGAACAGAAGATAGTCGACTTTGCACTCGAAGAGTGGGGGATTGCGTCTGAACCACAGCCATCGGGCGGATCGAGTACCGACGACGGCTCTGATATAGAGTACGAAAGTCTGCCAGACAGTTTCTTCCGGCGGTTGACGAACCGACAGGAGGCGTTCATTCGAATCCTGCTCGATAACGGGGGTTGGATGCTGAACGAGGATGTCCGTCAACGGATGGAGGACGAATATGACCTTTCGACGGGCGGTGGTCAAGCGATATCCGGCATCCTCTCGGGGGTCACCCGGAAATACAGCGAGGACTTCACGTACCGTCTTATCGATTACGAATGGATGGGAGACCAGATGCAGTATCGTCTACATCCCGATTCGGGATACATTGACGAACTGCGTGAGCGACTCGTGCGCTCCGCTGAGGAGTCATGA